One window of Cataglyphis hispanica isolate Lineage 1 chromosome 12, ULB_Chis1_1.0, whole genome shotgun sequence genomic DNA carries:
- the LOC126853563 gene encoding histone deacetylase HDAC1-like has translation MQQPKKRVCYYYDSDIGNYYYGQGHPMKPHRIKMTHNLLLNYGLYRKMEIYRPHKATQEEMTKFHSDDYIRFLRSIRPDNMTEYNKQMQRFNVGEDCPVFDGLYEFCQLSAGGSVAAAVKLNKQASEICINWGGGLHHAKKSEASGFCYVNDIVLGILELLKYHQRVLYIDIDVHHGDGVEEAFYTTDRVMTVSFHKYGEYFPGTGDLRDIGAGKGKYYAVNIPLRDGMDDESYESIFVPIISKVMETFQPSAVVLQCGADSLTGDRLGCFNLTVRGHGKCVEFVKRYNLPFLMVGGGGYTIRNVSRCWTYETSVALGSEIANELPYNDYFEYFGPDFKLHISPSNMTNQNTPEYLEKIKTRLFENLRMLPHAPGVQVQAIPEDGAIVDVFEPEEKMNLDERLSQHDLDKRIQHENEYSDSEDEGEGGRRDNRSYKGTKKRPRLEKGQDVDLHIMNINMKKEDDIKLESKGNDKDEKTNLHNEEIKKDSGANL, from the exons ATGCAGCAACCTAAGAAACGAGTCTGCTACTATTACGATA gtgatattggaaattattattatggtcAAGGACATCCTATGAAACCTCATCGTATAAAGATGACGCACAATCTACTCTTGAATTATGGTCTTTATAGAAAGATggaaatatat CGGCCTCATAAAGCTACGCAAGAAGAAATGACAAAGTTTCATAGTGACGATTATATCCGATTTTTGAGATCCATAAGGCCAGATAATATGACAGAATACAATAAACAAATGCAACGAT TTAATGTAGGAGAAGATTGTCCTGTCTTTGATGGCTTATATGAGTTTTGTCAATTATCGGCTGGTGGATCTGTTGCTGCCGCTGTAAAACTCAACAAACAAGCCTCAGAAATCTGCATCAATTGGGGCGGTGGCTTGCATCACGCGAAAAAGAGCGAAGCATCAGGTTTCTGCTACGTAAACGACATTGTACTCGGAATTTTGGAACTGCTAAAATATCATCAAAGAGTTTTGTACATTGATATCGATGTTCATCATGGCGATGGTGTGGAAGAAGCTTTTTATACAACAGATAGAGTAATGACAGTCTCATTTCACAAATATGGCGAATATTTTCCTGGAACTGGAGATCTCCGTGATATTGGGGCAGGAAAA gGAAAATATTATGCTGTTAACATACCTTTGAGAGATGGTATGGATGATGAAAGCTACGAATCAATATTTGTTcctattatttcaaaagtaaTGGAAACTTTTCAACCCTCTGCTGTCGTTTTGCAATGTGGTGCAGATTCATTGACtg gCGATCGATTGGGATGTTTTAACTTGACTGTAAGGGGTCATGGTAAATGCGTAGAATTTGTAAAAAGGTATAATTTACCCTTTTTAATGGTAGGAGGTGGTGGTTACACAATTAGAAATGTATCCAGATGTTGGACTTATGAAACGTCTGTAGCTCTGGGATCTGAAATTGCGAATGAACTTccatataatgattattttgagTACTTTGGTCCTGATTTTAAACTACACATTAGTCCTTCAAATATGACAAATCAAAACACTCCCGAATATCTTGAGAAGATTAA AACGAGATTATTTGAAAACCTAAGAATGTTACCTCATGCGCCTGGTGTGCAAGTTCAGGCAATTCCAGAGGATGGTGCTATTGTCGATGTTTTTGAACCAGAAGAAAAGATGAATCTTGATGAAAGACTATCTCAACATGACTTGGACAAGAGGATACAACATGAAAATGAATACAGTGACAGTGAAGATGAAGGAGAAGGTGGACGAAGAGATAACAGATCATATAaa ggAACTAAGAAGCGACCACGTTTAGAAAAAGGCCAGGATGTGGATTTGCATATCATGaacattaatatgaaaaaagaagatgATATCAAATTGGAATCAAAag gaaATGATAAAGATGAGAAAACAAATCTGCATAATGAAGAAATCAAGAAAGATAGTGGGGCTAATCtctga